From Zingiber officinale cultivar Zhangliang chromosome 5B, Zo_v1.1, whole genome shotgun sequence, the proteins below share one genomic window:
- the LOC121984398 gene encoding dnaJ homolog subfamily B member 1-like, with product MGVDYYNILKVNRNATDDDLKKTYRRLAMQWHPDKNPNNKKEAEAKFKQISEAYEVLSDPNKRAIYDQYGEEGLKGMPPPGSQSATSNGTTCPSNFKFNPRDAEDIFAEIFGSNNPFGFESMNRAKSTKYQRDGNGTFGGFGRTNSTFRPYAEGPAGPSSSQPRKPPAVENNLPCSLEELYTGSKRKMKISRNVLQSNGRTTVETEILTIEIKPGWKKGTRITFPNKGNEQVNRLSADLVFIVDEKPHDVYKRDGNDLQVHQKISLVDALAGTTIKLKTLDGRDLSVKVTDVVIPGYELVIAKEGMPIAKEPNNKGNLIIKFDVKFPSRLTPGQRGDIRRVLGA from the exons CTTAAGAAGACATACCGCCGGCTGGCGATGCAATGGCACCCGGATAAGAATCCAAATAATAAGAAGGAGGCAGAGGCCAAGTTCAAGCAGATCTCTGAGGCATACGAG GTGCTAAGTGATCCAAATAAACGGGCAATATATGATCAGTATGGAGAAGAGGGCTTGAAGGGCATGCCTCCTCCTGGTTCACAAAGTGCTACATCGAATGGCACAACTTGTCCTAGTAACTTTAAGTTTAATCCTCGTGATGCTGAAGATATCTTTGCAGAAATTTTTGGGAGCAACAATCCTTTTGGTTTTGAATCCATGAACCGTGCAAAATCTACGAAGTATCAAAGAGATGGGAATGGTACATTTGGTGGTTTTGGTAGGACAAATAGTACTTTCAGGCCATATGCTGAGGGACCTGCTGGTCCAAGCAGTAGCCAGCCAAGGAAACCACCAGCTGTAGAGAACAACCTACCTTGCAGCCTTGAAGAGCTCTACACTGGATCCAAAAGGAAGATGAAGATCTCCAGGAATGTCTTACAATCTAATGG ACGGACTACTGTGGAAACAGAGATTCTAACTATTGAAATCAAGCCTGGATGGAAAAAAGGCACCAGGATAACTTTTCCGAACAAAGGAAATGAACAAGTGAACCGACTCTCAGCTGATCTTGTCTTCATTGTTGATGAGAAGCCACATGATGTTTATAAGCGGGACGGCAATGATCTCCAAGTCCACCAGAAAATCTCTTTGGTTGATGCACTTGCTGGGACTACAATAAAGTTGAAGACTCTTGATGGCCGCGATTTGTCGGTCAAGGTTACCGATGTAGTAATCCCTGGCTATGAACTTGTCATTGCAAAGGAGGGGATGCCAATTGCTAAGGAACCAAACAACAAAGGTAACTTAATTATCAAGTTTGATGTGAAGTTCCCATCGAGGTTGACACCAGGCCAGCGAGGTGATATCCGACGTGTCCTAGGAGCTTGA